The DNA window TTCCGACTACTCTAACTTCAAGCGTTAGAAAGTTTGGTTCAATTGCTAAGCAAAAAGGCTTAGATTAAAACAAGATACCATATTTGTTGTAACttgataattattaatttctaacttctaaattaaattaataactTGCTAAATTAAGAGTCGAGTTGAGTACaacttcatatttattaattctacattttagaattattaaatagaagaaaaagtaAAGCCAAGTCCATGGTATTCCCAATCACGTGTGCTAAGAGTCATGGTTTTTCCAATCACGTGTATAACAAACAAATACAATCTACAGTATGGTAATACAATCCATATAATCAAATAAACACACCTTCCTAGTTAAAGTACGAAATCCTCAGAGTACCCAATTAGTGTAAGTATAGGTCATCTAAAGTACTTGATTCAGGATTGATGTAttactatttaaaaataagaggaTATCTCCTTTTAATCAGAATAATTCACCgagattttttataggaagAATTATGCTCCAAGTAAAACAGGACAGTAGAAATTATGTACACCGTCTAGAGTATAGTACATACACAAAATATAGCAAGTTGCAGCTATAATATTCACTTCTGTCACTATACTATACAGCATGTCCGACCCTGCTGAATCTGTTGCGATGAACTGATAATGATATCACTGACCTATTCAGACCAAATCCATGGCTAGCAAAAGTGGCAAAGGAGCAAGACAAGTGGAAAGTGGTGACTCTCTTAGTCCGCTGGAGAAATCTGCGGTCTCTGTGCCACCTACAAGCTGATAAGTCAAACTTGCTTTGGACAAACTTTGGTTGTTAGTATCCTCATAATGTTCATGCTATATTTGACTTGGAAAATAATGCATGAGGATTTTCCAGGTAGATCATTTGCTCAATAACCACTTGGCATAAGTTTTGCTAGTCTGTCTGCTGCAAGCCTCATGGTTTTGGCATTTCCATTCTGTTTGGCAGCAGAACAAAGTAAACTCCAGGCTGAAGCACCAGATTCTGAAGGGACTACGCTATCAATGAAATGCTCTGCTTCCTTGAACATGCCAGCACGGCCCAAAACCTCAATCATGTGGGAGTAATGCTCCACTGAAGGTTGTATTTTGTAAACCTCGGTCATAGATACAAAGAACTGGAATGCTTCATTTACCAGGCCGGTTTCTGCACAGGCCTTCAGCACCGATAAGAATGCCAGGGAAGTTGGTGGTTTCTCCTTCCTTAACATCTGCACGAACAGGCGAATGGCTGTCTCTGGACAACCATTTTCTACACTAGCGATGATCATTGAGGTCCAAGAAGATGAATTCCTGACTGAAGTATTTCTGAAGGCCTCAAATGCATGTTTAAGGCTACCACAACCAGAGTACATGTCTATAAGGTAATTGCACATACAGGCTCTAGAAACAAGGCCACGCTTCAGAAGGTAAGCATGTGCTTGCAACCCTTCAGTAAGATGTGCATTCTTCCCACAGGAACTCAAGATAAGACATGCAGTTTGGTAGTCAAGAACTCCACTAGAACGTTGGATTGCATGAAAAAGATTAAGTATTCCAAGATGATCACCAAGTTCAGCAAATTCTTGAAACAATGTACCCCAAGAAATCTGACTATTTGAGAGCGACAAACACAAGTGAAGGGCCTTGTGAAAATGTCCTCCTCTAAAGTAAAAGCTAATCAGGCTTCTCAAAACAGGATCACTGGTTCCATAACCATTTCTGATCGAGTTGCTATGGATTTCCATTCCACTTACAACATCCCCAAGAGCCATACACGCTGTAAGTACAGAAGTGTATGTGAATTCATTAGGTTGTACATGCTCCAACTGCATTGTCCTAAACAAATTCATCGCTCTTTCAAACTGACCGTTCAAACAGCTGCCTGATATTATAGTCGACCATGCAGCTGTGCAAGGATCTTTAGTTCTCGAAAGCAGAAGATGTGCTTCCTCCAAAGAACCACATTTAGCATACATATTAACCAATGAATTGGTCACAAAAGAATCTGAAATCATATCAAACTTTAGTACAAAGGCATGTAGCATTCTTCCTGCAGCCAAATCAAGATCAGAAGCACAGGACTTCAAACTGCTGGCCACAATGAACTGGTCCAGCCTTCCCTGGACCGATAGATAATATCTCAGCATTCTCAAAGGTAACATACAGCGGCTCTTACGTAGGGTGGCCCAGTTGACATACATATCCATGAGAGCACTCATGACATACTCATCCGAGTCCAAACCTGCCCTAATGAGGTAGCCATGAATTTCCCTGCCATGATCAAAAGAGCCACTTCTAGTGATAACATGCAAAATACTGCCCAATGTATACTCGTCGCATTCTGTGTGTTTATACATCAGATCTCGGAAATGAACCAAAGCCTCCATGTCACACAGATTGTCCGCATAGCATTGGATGACAGTATTCCAAGAAACCAAGTCTTTTACTTTCAACTCACCAAACACTTTTTGCATCAGCTGCAACTCACTGCTCCTACCATAGAACTCGATCAAGCAGTTCTCCAAGAACTCACTGTTAACGAAACTTGACTTGATCATGTAGCAATGCAGCTGATATCCCAAACTGACACAGGCCAAGCTGGAAGCAGCTCGGAGTGCGACAGACAGAGTGTATGCATCACATGAAACACCACCGTGGACCATTTCCATGAACAGCATTAGTGCCTGATTGTCGCGGCCGTTTTCAGTGTAGGCACTGAGCATAGAAGTCCAGGAAACCAAATCCGGGGAGGCAATACCATTGAACACCTTCTCGGCGCAACCCAGCGACCGG is part of the Oryza brachyantha chromosome 2, ObraRS2, whole genome shotgun sequence genome and encodes:
- the LOC102705785 gene encoding pentatricopeptide repeat-containing protein At4g39530-like encodes the protein MALSPPPPPPSSFPHSSRLCAGVSHSHAVLHRSSEPVPDAAAQLSLMRAHARAGRMQPARRAFDAMPPRDRSLVAWTVLMSGYATHGPASEALELLLRMVEWPLRPDAFVFSVALRACAAVGSLGVGRQVHAAASKMGCVGADLFVANGLVTMYASCRSLGCAEKVFNGIASPDLVSWTSMLSAYTENGRDNQALMLFMEMVHGGVSCDAYTLSVALRAASSLACVSLGYQLHCYMIKSSFVNSEFLENCLIEFYGRSSELQLMQKVFGELKVKDLVSWNTVIQCYADNLCDMEALVHFRDLMYKHTECDEYTLGSILHVITRSGSFDHGREIHGYLIRAGLDSDEYVMSALMDMYVNWATLRKSRCMLPLRMLRYYLSVQGRLDQFIVASSLKSCASDLDLAAGRMLHAFVLKFDMISDSFVTNSLVNMYAKCGSLEEAHLLLSRTKDPCTAAWSTIISGSCLNGQFERAMNLFRTMQLEHVQPNEFTYTSVLTACMALGDVVSGMEIHSNSIRNGYGTSDPVLRSLISFYFRGGHFHKALHLCLSLSNSQISWGTLFQEFAELGDHLGILNLFHAIQRSSGVLDYQTACLILSSCGKNAHLTEGLQAHAYLLKRGLVSRACMCNYLIDMYSGCGSLKHAFEAFRNTSVRNSSSWTSMIIASVENGCPETAIRLFVQMLRKEKPPTSLAFLSVLKACAETGLVNEAFQFFVSMTEVYKIQPSVEHYSHMIEVLGRAGMFKEAEHFIDSVVPSESGASAWSLLCSAAKQNGNAKTMRLAADRLAKLMPSGY